From a single Capsicum annuum cultivar UCD-10X-F1 chromosome 12, UCD10Xv1.1, whole genome shotgun sequence genomic region:
- the LOC107856610 gene encoding mitogen-activated protein kinase kinase kinase 5, with translation MPFSRKAFSLFSSSSASTSPSHESPKTYGGGGRRLTRLRKLRHVGDDEIDLQPNNFGSQSMPVSPDSHKNSVSSESRSSRYQQPCHWSKSAKPQPLPLPEFNSVPKHSTSDANMPTRVQGEASNPAVIGDPSHQAPVEMANPVRRRSSTPTYRRRRFSQDQNSEGVEETFRVNVPARSAPGSGFTSPNLSPKRYSTVDLFHPAFRQASSPLDASSNRLAGSSIQLSTARVTQSADHSPLSSPTRRNPVNRIWNHQNGAVHSHHKSLPESPGDWPEGNNVHPLPLPPGVSQQPQLPTTHNNTDKPDTPYVKGQWQKGKLLGRGTYGSVYEATNLETGALCAMKEVDLNPDDPKSAECIKQLEQEIRVLRQLKHPNIVQYYGSEIMEDSFCIYLEYVHPGSINKFVRNHGGAMTESIVRNFTRHIVSGLAYLHSTKTIHRDIKGANLLVDASGIVKLADFGLAKHLSGHATELSLKGSPHWMAPEVMQAMLRKDANPELACAIDIWSLGCTVIEIFTGEPPWSGLDGVKAMFSALNKSPPVPETLSSEGKDFLRCCFQRKPADRPTALMLLEHPFLSNTNSREHSGTGSGCSEDFSRMKLHSPKESTSHKMELNLLSPGISSRHTKSPYNGEASQQSHSVTCDYGAASHHSPRSTLEILPCISSPELNPSS, from the exons ATGCCATTTTCAAGGAAAGCATTTTCACTGTTTTCAAGTTCCTCAGCCTCTACTTCACCTTCTCATGAGTCTCCTAAGACTTATGGAGGTGGAGGAAGACGGCTAACTCGCCTTCGTAAATTGAGACATGTTGGTGATGATGAGATTGATTTGCAACCAAATAACTTTGGCTCTCAATCTATGCCAGTTTCTCCTGATTCGCATAAGAATTCAGTGTCATCTGAGTCACGATCCTCGCGGTATCAGCAGCCTTGTCATTGGTCTAAATCTGCGAAGCCTCAGCCTTTGCCCCTACCTGAGTTCAATTCTGTGCCAAAACATAGTACTAGTGATGCCAATATGCCTACCAGAGTCCAAGGGGAAGCTTCAAATCCTGCTGTCATAGG GGATCCTTCTCACCAAGCTCCAGTAGAGATGGCAAATCCTGTGCGTAGAAGATCATCTACTCCTACTTATCGCCGTCGGCGTTTTAGTCAGGATCAGAATTCTGAAGGTGTTGAAGAGACTTTCAGGGTTAATGTTCCTGCTAGAAGTGCTCCAGGCAGTGGTTTTACAAGTCCGAATCTTAGCCCAAAACGATATAGCACCGTAGACCTATTCCATCCTGCATTTCGTCAAGCATCCTCACCTTTAGATGCTTCTTCGAATAGATTAGCAGGTTCTTCTATCCAACTTTCAACCGCAAGGGTTACACAAAGCGCTGATCATTCTCCCCTTAGTAGCCCGACTCGACGAAATCCAGTAAACAGAATTTGGAATCACCAAAATGGTGCTGTCCATTCACATCACAAATCACTCCCTGAAAGTCCTGGGGACTGGCCTGAAGGCAATAATGTGCACCCGCTACCCCTTCCACCCGGAGTTTCACAGCAGCCACAATTACCTACCACCCATAACAATACAGATAAACCAGATACACCATATGTAAAAGGTCAATGGCAGAAGGGGAAACTCTTAGGACGTGGTACTTATGGAAGCGTATATGAAGCTACTAACCT TGAAACTGGTGCTTTGTGTGCAATGAAAGAAGTTGATCTGAATCCAGATGATCCTAAATCTGCCGAATGTATAAAGCAGCTAGAACAG GAAATAAGAGTTCTCCGTCAGTTAAAGCATCCAAATATTGTTCAGTATTACGGAAGTGAAATA ATGGAAGATAGTTTTTGCATATATCTGGAATACGTTCATCCAGGATCAATTAATAAGTTTGTCCGGAATCATGGTGGAGCTATGACAGAGTCAATAGTCCGAAATTTTACAAGACATATAGTATCAGGGCTGGCTTACTTGCATAGCACTAAGACGATACACAG GGACATTAAGGGGGCAAATTTGCTTGTTGACGCATCGGGAATTGTCAAGCTTGCAGACTTTGGATTAGCAAAACAT CTGTCAGGCCATGCGACTGAGCTATCTCTGAAAGGGAGTCCACACTGGATGGCTCCGGAG GTAATGCAGGCTATGTTACGGAAAGATGCCAATCCAGAGCTTGCCTGTGCTATTGATATATGGAGTCTAGGTTGTACTGTAATCGAAATATTTACCGGAGAGCCCCCTTGGAGTGGGTTAGATGGG GTGAAAGCTATGTTCAGTGCACTAAACAAATCACCACCTGTACCAGAAACATTGTCTTCGGAAGGAAAGGATTTCCTCCGGTGCTGCTTTCAGCGGAAACCTGCTGATAGGCCAACAGCTCTGATGCTACTTGAGCATCCTTTCTTAAGTAATACTAATTCGCGTGAACATAGTGGTACTGGTTCAGGTTGCTCTGAAGATTTTTCTCGGATGAAATTACAC AGTCCAAAGGAATCAACGAGCCATAAGATGGAATTAAATCTACTTTCACCAGGAATATCATCTAGGCACACAAAATCTCCATATAACGG TGAAGCAAGCCAACAATCACATTCTGTAACGTGCGACTACGGAGCAGCTTCTCACCACTCTCCTCGTTCTACACTCGAAATACTTCCTTGTATTTCTTCACCGGAGCTGAATCCTAGTTCGTAA